One Methylophilus sp. TWE2 DNA segment encodes these proteins:
- a CDS encoding glutathione S-transferase family protein: protein MQLLYTVNSPYARKVRIVAIEKHVDLTLTEVVLSAPDCPVSQHNPLGKVPVLVLDDGEALYDSRVIVEYLDHRTPVAHLIPQDHSAKIKVRRWEALADGICDAAVAVMLEQRKPDAQQSAAWIEKQFAKVTAGLTALDEDLLKKKWCVNETFSLADIALGTTLGYIDLRFKNAKWEGKYWQEKFPNLAKHYGVLVKRPSFKQTLPQP, encoded by the coding sequence ATGCAGCTTTTATATACGGTAAACAGTCCATATGCGCGCAAGGTGCGCATTGTCGCCATCGAGAAACATGTCGACCTCACGTTAACCGAGGTGGTATTGTCCGCACCGGATTGTCCAGTCAGCCAACATAATCCATTGGGTAAAGTCCCTGTGCTGGTGCTGGATGATGGCGAGGCCTTGTATGATTCGCGTGTGATTGTTGAGTATCTGGATCATCGCACACCAGTGGCTCACCTGATTCCGCAAGACCATTCGGCCAAGATCAAAGTTCGTCGCTGGGAAGCATTGGCGGATGGGATCTGTGACGCAGCTGTGGCTGTGATGCTGGAACAGCGTAAACCCGATGCACAACAATCTGCCGCCTGGATTGAGAAGCAGTTTGCCAAAGTGACTGCTGGCTTGACTGCGTTGGATGAGGATCTGCTTAAAAAGAAATGGTGTGTCAACGAGACTTTTAGCCTGGCAGATATTGCTTTGGGAACCACGCTTGGTTATATCGATTTGCGTTTTAAAAATGCAAAGTGGGAAGGTAAATACTGGCAGGAAAAGTTTCCCAACCTGGCCAAACACTATGGTGTGCTCGTCAAACGCCCCAGCTTCAAACAAACCTTGCCTCAACCATAA
- the nadC gene encoding carboxylating nicotinate-nucleotide diphosphorylase — translation MTHSMPDQPFPPYINDSLIAEQVRAALAEDMGNGDLTAALIPVGTQATASIISREQAIICGCAWVEQCFKQLDPTIQLTWLVKEGDRVEANQALVNIQGNARAMLSAERPALNFLQTLSAVSTHTRRYVDAIAGLPTQILDTRKTLPGLRLAQKYAVLTGGGANQRLALYDGILIKENHIAAAGSIAAVLAAAFAMGSTSNIQIEVENLDELQQALGAGATSILLDNFTLEDLRQAVAINQKRALLEASGNVDLTTVRAIAETGVDRISIGALTKHIQAVDLSMRIQMKL, via the coding sequence ATGACCCACTCCATGCCTGATCAGCCATTCCCGCCCTACATAAACGACTCCCTCATCGCCGAACAAGTCCGTGCAGCGCTGGCAGAAGACATGGGTAATGGTGACTTAACGGCAGCACTGATTCCGGTCGGCACACAAGCAACCGCGAGCATCATTAGCCGTGAGCAAGCCATCATTTGTGGCTGTGCCTGGGTCGAGCAATGCTTCAAACAACTGGATCCAACCATTCAATTAACTTGGCTGGTCAAGGAGGGGGACCGCGTAGAAGCGAACCAGGCACTCGTCAACATTCAGGGGAATGCCCGCGCCATGCTAAGCGCAGAGCGGCCTGCACTCAATTTCCTGCAAACCCTGTCTGCCGTATCCACCCACACTCGCCGTTATGTGGATGCGATTGCTGGACTACCCACACAGATTTTAGATACGCGCAAAACGTTACCTGGACTTCGCCTGGCACAAAAATACGCTGTACTGACAGGAGGCGGGGCAAATCAGAGGCTGGCTTTATACGATGGCATTCTCATCAAGGAAAACCACATCGCTGCGGCAGGGTCGATTGCAGCTGTGTTGGCAGCCGCCTTTGCCATGGGTAGCACAAGCAATATTCAGATTGAAGTCGAGAACCTGGATGAACTTCAACAAGCGCTGGGTGCAGGCGCAACCAGTATCCTGCTGGACAACTTCACGCTGGAAGACCTGCGGCAAGCTGTGGCGATCAACCAGAAACGCGCTTTGCTAGAAGCATCAGGCAATGTGGATTTAACGACGGTGCGGGCAATTGCCGAAACAGGCGTGGATAGGATATCCATTGGGGCACTGACTAAGCATATTCAGGCGGTGGATTTAAGTATGCGGATTCAGATGAAGTTGTAG
- a CDS encoding GspE/PulE family protein: MNSPAPFSIPKSLDSLRLGDLLRMLVSDGRIDKAWAEKLHQDRKRDSSKVHPIIIVAEQKWPDQRQSSQLLTVDSLSRYVADKAKVAYYQIDPLKLDFSAAAQIVSQAYAERLRIMPITVKDGVATIATADPFHQEWLHDLERMLKLRIEVVMVNPLDLQRYLPEVYQLSAAIQSANAAKAGQIVGVQNFEQLIELGKDRQLDANEQHVVNIVDWLFKYAFEQRASDIHLEPRRQMGLMRFRIDGVLHQVYQLPSNIMNAITSRIKLLGRMDMVEKRRPQDGRVKTVGTDGKEIELRLSTMPTAFGEKLVMRIFKPDILVQDFQLLGFSKRQSEQWAQWTHQPNGIILVTGPTGSGKTTTLYTTLKQLATDEVNVCTVEDPIEMIEPAFNQMQVTQNIGLGFAEGIRTLMRQDPDIIMVGEIRDQETADMAIQAALTGHLVLSTLHTNDAPSAVTRLLDLGVPAYLIHSSLLGIMAQRLVRTLCPHCKTEDEISDEQWASVTQPFKAKKPAKTMKAVGCKECRQTGYRGRTGIYEMLTLTPALRKLITPETDLLQLRQAATQAGMQPLMLNGAEKIAAGLTTVEEVLKVAPPIEMD, encoded by the coding sequence ATGAATAGTCCAGCCCCTTTTTCAATACCCAAATCTTTAGACAGCCTGCGCTTGGGCGATTTATTGCGCATGCTGGTATCAGATGGCCGCATTGACAAGGCATGGGCAGAAAAGCTGCATCAGGACCGCAAGCGCGATAGCTCTAAAGTACACCCGATTATCATTGTGGCCGAGCAAAAGTGGCCTGACCAACGACAATCTTCACAATTACTCACGGTAGATAGCCTCAGCCGATATGTCGCCGACAAGGCTAAAGTCGCTTACTACCAGATTGATCCGCTGAAATTAGATTTCAGCGCTGCAGCACAAATCGTCTCCCAGGCGTATGCTGAGCGGTTGCGCATCATGCCGATAACTGTGAAAGACGGTGTTGCCACCATTGCCACTGCCGATCCTTTCCATCAGGAATGGCTGCATGACCTGGAGCGCATGCTCAAATTGCGCATAGAAGTAGTCATGGTCAATCCGCTGGATTTACAGCGCTATTTGCCCGAGGTATACCAGCTTTCGGCCGCCATTCAGTCGGCTAATGCTGCCAAGGCTGGCCAGATTGTTGGTGTACAAAACTTTGAACAATTAATTGAGCTGGGCAAAGACCGCCAGCTGGATGCCAATGAACAGCATGTCGTGAACATCGTTGACTGGTTGTTTAAATATGCGTTTGAGCAACGTGCCAGTGATATTCACCTGGAGCCCCGCCGTCAGATGGGACTGATGCGTTTCCGTATTGACGGCGTGTTGCACCAGGTTTACCAGTTACCCAGCAACATCATGAACGCCATTACCAGCCGCATCAAGCTACTGGGCCGCATGGACATGGTAGAGAAGCGCCGTCCGCAGGATGGCCGCGTCAAAACCGTCGGGACTGATGGCAAGGAAATCGAACTGCGCTTATCGACCATGCCAACCGCCTTTGGTGAAAAGCTGGTCATGCGGATTTTCAAACCAGATATCCTGGTGCAAGATTTCCAGTTACTTGGTTTTTCCAAACGCCAAAGCGAGCAATGGGCTCAATGGACGCATCAGCCCAACGGCATCATTCTGGTCACGGGGCCCACAGGTTCGGGTAAAACCACCACCTTGTACACCACACTCAAGCAACTGGCTACCGATGAAGTGAATGTCTGTACGGTGGAAGACCCGATTGAGATGATAGAACCCGCATTCAACCAGATGCAGGTGACGCAGAACATCGGGCTAGGCTTTGCGGAAGGCATACGCACGCTGATGCGGCAAGACCCGGACATTATCATGGTGGGCGAAATCCGCGATCAGGAAACCGCAGATATGGCGATACAGGCGGCATTGACCGGGCACCTGGTGCTTTCCACACTGCATACCAATGACGCACCTTCAGCCGTGACACGCTTACTGGACCTGGGTGTACCTGCCTACCTGATCCACTCGAGCCTGCTGGGTATTATGGCGCAACGCCTGGTACGCACTTTGTGTCCACACTGCAAAACGGAGGACGAGATTTCAGACGAGCAATGGGCCAGCGTGACACAGCCGTTTAAAGCTAAAAAACCAGCAAAAACCATGAAAGCAGTTGGCTGCAAGGAATGCCGCCAGACCGGGTATCGCGGCCGGACGGGCATTTATGAAATGCTGACGCTCACGCCCGCGCTACGCAAACTGATCACGCCCGAAACGGATTTACTGCAGTTACGCCAAGCTGCGACACAAGCTGGCATGCAACCTTTGATGCTGAATGGGGCAGAGAAGATTGCGGCCGGGTTGACCACGGTAGAAGAAGTTCTTAAAGTGGCGCCGCCAATTGAGATGGACTAA
- a CDS encoding ABC transporter permease has protein sequence MFSAMLGEAWHAMGANRLRTFLTMLGMVIGVSAVVLMMAIGQGAEASVKRSISAMGSHLFVVLSGPPRMGGARTATGNAPSLNVRDANAMSELYGVVGVAPVTMGKGQVVYASNNWNTDIIGTTPEYMDIRGWSLFAGYPFSSSDTRSATRVALLGKTVVQNLFGEEDVDPVGKTIRINQRPFVVLGVLDSKGQTLDGRDQDDTIIVPLTTAQRKLFGNQLPGTVRQIMVQAESDNMMGMVEDALNSLLNQRHNIREGADSDFSVRNLTAIANSAAETARTMSLLLGAIASVSLLVGGIGIMNIMLVSVTERTREIGIRMAIGARERDILMQFLLEAIMISIVGCLIGIVIGVSGAILVSVFTQAEVIISSASVLIAFSVAASIGVFFGFYPAKKAARLNPIEALRYQ, from the coding sequence ATGTTTAGCGCCATGTTGGGAGAAGCCTGGCACGCCATGGGTGCCAACCGCTTACGCACGTTTCTAACCATGCTGGGCATGGTCATTGGTGTGAGTGCCGTGGTATTGATGATGGCGATTGGTCAAGGCGCTGAGGCTTCGGTCAAACGCTCTATTAGTGCCATGGGCAGTCATTTGTTTGTCGTACTCTCTGGCCCGCCCAGAATGGGCGGCGCGCGCACTGCTACCGGTAACGCACCTTCACTGAATGTGCGTGATGCCAATGCCATGAGCGAGCTCTATGGCGTGGTCGGTGTCGCTCCCGTGACCATGGGCAAAGGCCAAGTGGTTTACGCCAGCAATAACTGGAATACCGATATTATCGGTACCACACCAGAATACATGGATATCCGTGGCTGGAGCTTGTTTGCCGGCTATCCGTTTTCATCCTCAGATACACGCTCTGCCACACGCGTGGCTTTGCTTGGTAAAACCGTCGTGCAAAACCTGTTTGGTGAAGAGGACGTTGATCCGGTTGGTAAAACCATCCGCATCAACCAGCGTCCTTTTGTGGTGCTGGGCGTGCTTGATAGCAAAGGGCAAACGCTGGATGGCCGCGATCAGGATGACACCATCATCGTGCCGCTGACCACCGCGCAGCGCAAACTGTTTGGTAACCAGTTGCCAGGTACGGTGCGACAGATTATGGTGCAGGCTGAGTCGGATAATATGATGGGCATGGTTGAAGACGCGCTGAACAGTTTATTGAATCAGCGACACAATATCCGCGAGGGCGCTGACAGTGATTTTTCTGTGCGCAACCTGACAGCGATTGCCAATTCTGCCGCTGAAACCGCGCGTACTATGTCTTTACTGTTAGGCGCAATCGCATCGGTATCTTTGCTCGTAGGTGGCATCGGCATTATGAATATCATGCTGGTGTCGGTGACCGAGCGAACGCGCGAAATCGGTATCCGCATGGCCATAGGCGCCCGTGAGCGCGATATTCTCATGCAGTTTCTGCTGGAGGCCATCATGATTTCGATCGTCGGTTGCCTGATTGGGATTGTGATCGGCGTCAGCGGCGCGATATTGGTCAGCGTGTTCACCCAGGCTGAAGTGATTATCTCGAGTGCCTCCGTCTTGATCGCGTTTAGCGTGGCGGCAAGTATTGGTGTCTTTTTCGGCTTTTATCCGGCTAAGAAAGCCGCACGTTTAAATCCCATAGAGGCCTTGCGCTATCAATAA
- a CDS encoding ABC transporter ATP-binding protein, with protein sequence MQQAVISVNHLYKAYQTAAGDFPVLKGVNFQVLTGDYVAIMGPSGSGKSTFMNILGCLDMPSAGSYVLDGYAVATMSADQVAKVRNQTIGFVFQGFNLLARASLLDNVALPLVYAGVSNEERHARARVLLEKVGLSKHMHSHPNQISGGQQQRVAIARALVNQPRLILADEPTGNLDSTTSEEIMAIFDGLNQEGITIVLVTHETDIAEHAKRQVRFLDGKIVQDTGARALSADNANV encoded by the coding sequence ATGCAGCAGGCCGTCATCTCCGTCAATCATCTGTACAAAGCCTACCAGACCGCTGCTGGCGACTTTCCCGTATTAAAAGGCGTCAATTTTCAGGTGCTGACGGGAGATTACGTCGCCATCATGGGGCCTTCTGGCTCCGGTAAATCTACCTTTATGAATATTTTGGGCTGCCTGGATATGCCCAGCGCAGGTAGCTATGTGCTGGATGGCTATGCCGTGGCCACCATGAGTGCGGACCAGGTGGCTAAAGTGCGCAACCAGACCATAGGCTTTGTGTTTCAGGGATTTAACCTGCTGGCGCGTGCCAGCCTGCTGGATAATGTTGCCTTGCCTTTGGTTTATGCTGGCGTCAGCAACGAGGAGCGGCATGCGCGTGCCCGCGTGCTGCTGGAAAAGGTAGGATTGAGCAAGCATATGCACTCGCATCCCAACCAGATTTCTGGCGGGCAACAACAGCGGGTGGCGATTGCACGTGCATTGGTCAACCAGCCGCGGCTGATTTTGGCGGATGAGCCCACCGGTAACCTTGATAGCACCACCAGTGAAGAGATCATGGCCATTTTTGATGGCCTGAATCAGGAAGGCATTACCATTGTGCTGGTCACGCATGAAACCGATATTGCCGAGCATGCCAAACGGCAAGTGCGTTTCCTGGACGGCAAGATTGTGCAGGACACCGGGGCTAGGGCCTTAAGTGCGGATAACGCCAATGTTTAG
- a CDS encoding efflux RND transporter periplasmic adaptor subunit gives MKRIKSLFILGVLMALVAAGYWYYKQTHQAKPEDLYRLDEVTQGHIEQTVSANGTLNPVSLISVGTQVSGIVRKMYVDFNDVVKKDQVLLELDSRLFNAQIAQSQGNVRNNEAAVELAIANEKRMRQLYAQEYVSRQELDTAVQVLKSARAQLETAKGALARDVTNLNLSIIRSPVSGVVVNRVVDVGQTVAASFQTPTLIQIAQDLAKMQIDTSFAEADIGKIKEGQKVNFNVDAFPDRSFEGVVKQLRLNSTNTSNVVTYNVVVSVDNQDLTLLPGMTAYVNIIVDRARHALLVPNAALRYKPKAEATAKNTHAPAEEGGDGKRGWRKRGAKGEGHAPSAGNAMGKIYVLRAGQPVMVRVHAGITDGRSTAVTGEGLAAGDKVIVGELQSDNAAPNKGPGNNNGPRGPRMF, from the coding sequence ATGAAGCGGATTAAATCTCTATTTATTTTAGGTGTGCTAATGGCCCTGGTGGCGGCAGGCTACTGGTATTACAAGCAGACGCATCAGGCCAAACCTGAAGACCTTTACCGGTTGGATGAAGTGACCCAGGGGCATATCGAGCAAACGGTGTCTGCCAACGGGACACTGAACCCGGTCAGCCTGATCAGCGTGGGTACGCAGGTCTCTGGCATTGTGCGCAAAATGTATGTCGACTTTAATGACGTGGTTAAAAAAGACCAGGTGCTGCTAGAGCTGGATAGCCGTTTGTTTAATGCGCAGATTGCCCAGTCACAGGGCAATGTGAGAAATAACGAAGCAGCGGTGGAGTTGGCGATTGCCAATGAAAAACGGATGCGGCAGTTATATGCACAAGAGTATGTTTCCAGACAGGAGCTGGATACGGCCGTGCAGGTATTGAAATCCGCCAGGGCGCAGCTGGAAACCGCCAAAGGCGCGCTGGCGCGTGATGTGACCAACCTCAATTTGAGTATTATCCGATCTCCTGTGTCCGGCGTGGTGGTGAATCGCGTGGTCGATGTCGGCCAGACGGTGGCAGCCAGTTTTCAGACCCCGACGCTGATCCAGATTGCACAAGACCTTGCAAAAATGCAGATAGACACCAGCTTTGCAGAAGCCGATATCGGCAAAATCAAAGAGGGGCAAAAGGTCAATTTTAATGTCGATGCTTTTCCTGACCGCAGTTTTGAAGGTGTGGTCAAACAGCTGCGCTTGAACTCAACCAATACCTCTAATGTGGTGACTTATAACGTGGTGGTATCGGTGGATAACCAGGACCTGACCTTGTTGCCAGGCATGACTGCTTACGTCAATATCATTGTCGACCGTGCGCGTCATGCTTTGCTGGTGCCTAATGCGGCCTTGCGGTACAAGCCCAAGGCAGAAGCGACTGCCAAAAACACACATGCGCCGGCCGAAGAGGGTGGCGATGGTAAACGGGGCTGGCGCAAGCGCGGCGCGAAAGGGGAGGGGCACGCGCCTTCCGCAGGCAATGCGATGGGCAAGATTTATGTATTGAGGGCTGGGCAGCCGGTCATGGTGCGCGTGCATGCCGGTATCACCGATGGCCGCTCCACCGCGGTGACGGGTGAAGGCCTGGCCGCGGGCGATAAGGTGATTGTGGGTGAATTACAAAGTGACAATGCTGCGCCCAACAAAGGGCCGGGGAATAATAACGGCCCGCGCGGACCGAGAATGTTCTAG
- a CDS encoding TolC family protein, translating into MMLCSCVSLEAQESLFYDDGDPLDTQVQTLPKIPAQYLGSDTGCGEPNWQQPLTLADVANLSLCHNPQTHEMWANARVQAAQLGLAKSAYLPTVTDSVSSNMGVLNPESATRGNPNLNLSNSLVASYLLYDFGNRKANIESARQLLLAASATQSSVVQSILLNTIAAYYQVQANIAALSATQQAERAAEESFKAANARYQAGVATPADKLQAQTAFAQLTLQRITIEGNVRIAYGNLANLMGWPANRSMTLAKSANETPPGILDDVSTLIEQAGQRRPDLLASEAQVRAAEASIAASKAASKPTISVGVSNNLQDGSQYAANSATTLGFTVSIPIFAGYAPTYRIRAAEASADLRLAQRDSLRLQISLDVWSAYQNLRTALQSVTASQTLLESAEQSYRVAFGRYTAGVGNIIDTLNAQSALASARQQNIQASLNANIARATLAQAIGVLDHAMIQSLPGAVSPDLPSATAPAQSMDTYEAD; encoded by the coding sequence ATGATGCTTTGCTCTTGTGTGTCACTTGAGGCACAGGAATCACTGTTTTATGACGATGGTGACCCGCTGGACACGCAAGTGCAAACCTTGCCCAAAATCCCTGCCCAATATTTAGGCAGTGACACTGGTTGTGGTGAGCCAAATTGGCAGCAGCCACTGACACTGGCCGATGTGGCGAATCTCAGCTTATGCCATAACCCGCAAACGCATGAAATGTGGGCTAATGCCCGCGTGCAAGCGGCGCAGTTAGGTTTGGCCAAGTCAGCCTATTTGCCGACGGTCACCGACAGCGTCTCCAGCAACATGGGCGTACTGAATCCTGAATCGGCCACGCGCGGCAATCCTAACCTCAATCTTTCAAACAGCCTGGTGGCGAGCTACTTGCTGTATGACTTTGGTAACCGCAAAGCTAATATCGAAAGTGCACGTCAGTTATTGCTGGCTGCCAGTGCCACGCAAAGCAGTGTGGTACAAAGTATATTGCTCAATACCATTGCCGCTTATTACCAGGTGCAGGCCAATATCGCTGCGCTTTCTGCTACGCAACAGGCCGAGCGGGCTGCTGAAGAAAGCTTCAAAGCAGCCAATGCGCGTTACCAGGCCGGTGTGGCAACGCCTGCGGATAAGTTGCAGGCGCAAACGGCCTTTGCCCAATTAACATTGCAACGCATTACGATTGAGGGAAACGTCCGCATTGCTTATGGCAACCTTGCCAACCTGATGGGTTGGCCTGCTAACCGCTCAATGACCTTGGCTAAAAGTGCCAATGAGACACCACCCGGTATCCTTGATGATGTGAGTACGCTGATAGAACAAGCGGGCCAGCGTCGCCCTGATTTATTGGCCAGCGAGGCGCAGGTGCGGGCGGCAGAAGCCAGCATCGCTGCCAGCAAGGCGGCGAGTAAGCCCACCATCAGCGTGGGTGTCTCCAATAATCTTCAGGATGGTTCGCAGTATGCCGCCAATAGCGCCACCACGCTGGGTTTTACGGTTTCCATTCCTATTTTTGCCGGGTATGCGCCTACTTATCGTATCCGTGCCGCGGAAGCGAGTGCTGACTTGCGGCTGGCACAGCGCGATAGTCTGCGTTTGCAAATTTCACTGGATGTGTGGAGCGCTTACCAGAACCTGCGCACTGCCTTGCAGTCGGTGACTGCCAGCCAAACCCTGCTCGAAAGTGCCGAACAGTCTTACCGGGTGGCTTTTGGCCGCTATACCGCAGGGGTAGGTAATATTATTGATACGCTCAATGCCCAAAGTGCACTGGCAAGCGCGCGACAGCAAAACATACAGGCCAGCCTGAATGCGAATATCGCGCGGGCGACCCTGGCACAAGCCATCGGTGTGCTTGACCATGCCATGATCCAGTCATTACCCGGTGCGGTTTCTCCTGATTTACCCAGCGCCACGGCGCCTGCTCAATCAATGGATACTTATGAAGCGGATTAA
- a CDS encoding cytochrome b/b6 domain-containing protein — protein sequence MSARGELLWPWWVRLTHWLVAAGVIALWLMSYVWYETDWLHRAVGYVVLVLVAGRLLGGYLTHLNSARFHVSGWRALRAHLIQLRQGHVPAHRGHNPLGQWAVYLIWLFIAALALTGWLSRTDALWGEDWPVELHAALSLGLLALIVVHVLAVIVVSRLSGQHLLSQMIHGRVHPIKSTAD from the coding sequence ATGTCTGCACGCGGAGAGCTATTGTGGCCCTGGTGGGTGCGGTTAACTCACTGGCTGGTGGCCGCTGGTGTTATTGCGCTGTGGCTGATGAGTTATGTCTGGTATGAAACCGATTGGCTGCACCGCGCAGTCGGTTATGTTGTGCTGGTGCTGGTGGCGGGGCGGCTTCTAGGTGGTTACCTGACCCACCTGAATAGCGCACGGTTTCATGTGTCTGGCTGGCGTGCCCTCCGTGCGCATTTGATTCAACTGCGGCAAGGGCATGTTCCCGCGCATCGGGGACATAATCCGCTAGGGCAATGGGCGGTTTATCTGATCTGGCTATTCATCGCAGCACTGGCGCTGACCGGCTGGTTGAGTCGTACCGATGCCTTGTGGGGCGAGGATTGGCCAGTTGAGTTGCATGCTGCGCTTAGCTTGGGTTTGCTGGCGCTTATTGTTGTTCATGTGCTGGCAGTGATTGTTGTATCGCGTTTGTCTGGCCAGCATTTATTGTCACAAATGATACATGGGCGCGTGCACCCTATAAAATCCACAGCGGATTAA
- a CDS encoding PepSY domain-containing protein produces the protein MKKMTFTVLLALGLLSSQAVFAAADCKSYPKEEWASEDTLKEALEAEGYTIKKFKIDGNCYEIYGRSKEGKKVEIYFDMKTLAIVKAIGLKD, from the coding sequence ATGAAAAAAATGACTTTTACAGTGTTGTTAGCCCTGGGCTTGTTAAGCTCACAAGCCGTATTTGCGGCAGCCGATTGCAAGTCTTATCCCAAAGAGGAGTGGGCTTCAGAAGATACGCTGAAAGAAGCGCTTGAAGCTGAAGGCTATACCATCAAAAAATTTAAAATTGACGGTAATTGTTACGAGATTTATGGCCGTAGCAAAGAAGGCAAAAAAGTCGAGATTTACTTTGATATGAAAACCCTGGCGATCGTCAAAGCCATCGGGTTGAAAGACTAG
- a CDS encoding alpha-hydroxy acid oxidase, translated as MQSLPLLPFFAQQAQTKLPANIWHYLQSDAGLGAQLQSNEAGWQAKKLLPRPLQALHLPSTQCELFGEQWAHPIMLAPVAYQKLFHPDGEIGTAVACNAQQGQMMVSSLASQPVEEIIKQAQQPLWFQLYWQGSREATAVLLNKALAAGASAIIFTVDAPVKQALIDLPAGVSAVNLAQPLTMQPIKPGQSQVFDGWMTQAPTWEDVAWLRQQMKIPLLIKGLMHAEDAKRAVTLGCEGIVVSNHGGRVLDSTPSVAAVLPQMVAAVGGQCKILVDSGIRSGQDIFKALAMGADAVCVGRPYVWGLAAEGAMGVAKVIRYLRDELEMTMALTGVSTLAEIRQVELYA; from the coding sequence ATGCAATCCTTACCCTTGTTACCCTTTTTTGCGCAGCAGGCGCAAACCAAGCTCCCTGCGAATATCTGGCACTACCTGCAATCTGATGCTGGCCTTGGTGCTCAACTGCAAAGCAATGAAGCCGGGTGGCAAGCCAAAAAGCTGCTTCCACGTCCTTTACAGGCATTGCATCTCCCAAGTACGCAATGCGAGTTATTCGGTGAGCAGTGGGCACATCCTATTATGCTGGCACCTGTGGCATACCAGAAACTGTTTCATCCCGATGGTGAAATCGGCACTGCCGTGGCCTGTAATGCCCAGCAAGGACAGATGATGGTGAGTAGTCTGGCCAGCCAGCCGGTGGAAGAGATCATTAAACAGGCGCAACAGCCTCTGTGGTTTCAACTTTATTGGCAAGGCAGCCGTGAAGCCACTGCAGTGTTGTTAAACAAAGCGTTGGCGGCTGGAGCAAGTGCGATTATTTTTACTGTGGATGCCCCGGTGAAGCAGGCATTGATTGATTTACCTGCCGGTGTTTCTGCGGTGAATTTAGCACAGCCATTGACCATGCAGCCCATTAAACCCGGCCAAAGCCAAGTGTTCGATGGCTGGATGACACAAGCGCCGACGTGGGAAGATGTCGCTTGGTTGCGGCAACAGATGAAAATTCCTTTGCTGATCAAAGGACTAATGCATGCGGAAGATGCTAAACGAGCTGTAACGTTGGGCTGTGAGGGCATTGTCGTCTCTAACCACGGCGGCCGGGTGCTGGATAGTACGCCTTCAGTTGCTGCGGTGTTGCCACAGATGGTGGCTGCTGTAGGCGGGCAATGCAAAATCCTGGTCGATAGCGGTATCCGTTCAGGGCAGGATATCTTCAAGGCGTTGGCCATGGGTGCAGATGCCGTTTGTGTGGGCCGTCCTTATGTCTGGGGATTAGCGGCTGAAGGTGCAATGGGCGTGGCGAAAGTCATTCGCTATTTGCGTGACGAACTTGAAATGACCATGGCGCTAACAGGTGTGTCTACCCTGGCTGAGATACGCCAGGTCGAATTGTATGCATAA
- a CDS encoding Fe2+-dependent dioxygenase, whose product MLLTLPDVLLKEELTTIRGLLKQAQWVDGRSTAGTQAAQVKNNQQLAELDPLLDQIRRIVLQALHRDPLFFSAALPDKILPPFVNRYSGETNHYGFHVDSAMRSMPDGTARVRADVSATLFFNDPDEYEGGELVVQDVFGDQRIKLKAGAIVIYPSSSVHAVTPVIRGERLASFMFIQSMVRDAAHRRMLFDMDMALVRLRQQHGETPEVVQLTGIYHNLLRQWAL is encoded by the coding sequence TTGCTGCTGACGTTACCGGATGTATTGCTTAAAGAAGAGTTAACGACTATCCGAGGCCTGCTTAAACAGGCGCAATGGGTAGATGGACGCAGTACCGCCGGTACGCAGGCAGCACAAGTCAAAAATAACCAGCAACTGGCCGAACTGGATCCGTTGCTGGATCAAATTCGCAGGATCGTGTTGCAGGCATTGCATCGCGATCCTTTATTTTTTTCTGCTGCCCTGCCAGACAAAATTTTGCCGCCGTTTGTGAACCGATATTCCGGCGAAACCAACCATTACGGGTTTCATGTCGACAGCGCCATGCGCAGCATGCCGGATGGCACTGCGCGGGTGCGTGCGGATGTCTCAGCCACTTTGTTTTTTAACGATCCTGATGAGTATGAAGGCGGTGAGCTGGTGGTTCAGGATGTGTTTGGTGACCAACGCATCAAGCTTAAAGCCGGTGCTATTGTGATTTACCCTTCCAGTTCCGTGCATGCGGTGACGCCTGTGATACGTGGTGAACGGTTGGCCAGCTTTATGTTTATCCAGAGCATGGTACGCGATGCGGCACATCGGCGTATGTTGTTTGATATGGATATGGCACTGGTCAGGTTGCGGCAGCAACATGGTGAAACACCAGAGGTGGTGCAATTGACCGGCATTTACCATAATCTGTTGCGTCAGTGGGCGTTGTAA